One segment of Tenrec ecaudatus isolate mTenEca1 chromosome 1, mTenEca1.hap1, whole genome shotgun sequence DNA contains the following:
- the CD5L gene encoding CD5 antigen-like, whose amino-acid sequence MTLLLSLILAICTGPGLSESSLRVRLVSGPHRCEGRVEVEQNGQWGTLCDDGWNMENVAVLCRELGCGAAKGTPRGLKYLPLPDKNQDIVNQQITCSGMEDSLAQCKLEELDYGICTHKEDSGAACDPFPFSETVRLADGPSRCEGRLEVKHQGQWGSVCKAGWNLRAAKVVCRQLGCGRALLTQAYYNRAVQGPWPIWLSWVSCSGKELTLQKCSLSPWGGSTCTHDQDTWVQCEGPFELRLEGGDHCSGRLEVLHKGLWGSVCDDDWGEKENQVVCKQLGCGKPVSRPPHAKKPFVPGVGQIWLDDVRCSGNETSLEQCRHRLWGYHDCTHKEDVAVICSGP is encoded by the exons AGTCTTCGCTTAGAGTGCGACTGGTGAGTGGCCCCCATCGCTGCGAAGGGCGGGTAGAGGTGGAACAGAATGGACAGTGGGGCACCCTGTGTGATGACGGTTGGAACATGGAGAACGTGGCCGTGTTGTGCCGGGAACTGGGCTGTGGGGCAGCCAAAGGAACACCCCGTGGTTTAAAATACCTGCCGCTGCCAGACAAAAACCAAGACATTGTCAATCAACAAATCACCTGCAGCGGGATGGAAGATAGCCTGGCTCAGTGTAAACTAGAAGAACTGGATTACGGGATTTGTACTCACAAGGAAGACTCAGGAGCAGCATGTGACC CTTTCCCATTCTCTGAGACTGTGCGACTTGCCGATGGCCCGAGCCGCTGCGAGGGGCGATTGGAGGTGAAGCACCAGGGCCAGTGGGGCTCCGTGTGCAAAGCAGGTTGGAACCTCCGTGCGGCCAAGGTGGTCTGCCGGCAGCTGGGATGCGGACGTGCCCTACTGACCCAAGCATACTACAACAGAGCTGTCCAGGGCCCATGGCCCATCTGGCTGAGCTGGGTCTCATGCTCAGGAAAAGAACTAACCCTTCAGAAATGCTCCTTGAGCCCGTGGGGGGGAAGCACCTGCACCCATGACCAAGACACATGGGTCCAATGTGAAG GCCCCTTTGAGCTGAGGCTGGAAGGAGGAGATCACTGCTCTGGGCGACTGGAGGTGTTGCATAAGGGTCTGTGGGGCTCTGTCTGTGATGACGACTGGGGTGAAAAGGAGAATCAGGTGGTTTGCAAGCAGCTGGGCTGTGGGAAGCCCGTCTCTCGACCTCCCCATGCCAAGAAACCCTTTGTCCCGGGAGTTGGCCAAATCTGGCTGGATGATGTGCGTTGCTCAGGGAATGAGACATCCTTGGAGCAGTGCCGGCACCGGTTATGGGGGTACCATGACTGTACACACAAGGAAGACGTGGCTGTGATTTGCTCAG GTCCCTGA